In the bacterium genome, ACCATGCGTCCGCCCGTCACCGCCACGTCCCCGCTACGGCCCGTACCAGCCTCGTGAACAGGGCCACGGCCAGGGGGCGCCTGTGAGCGGTCATAATGCGCCGGCCGCGTGCTGTGGCGGCTGAGTGTGGCCGGCGCATTGACAGCCGAGCAGCTGATGATTGCTTTCGCGGATTGAGGGAAACAGGGCGAGGCGGAAGCGAACAGGCGCCGCCGGGCCGTGGCCCGGCACGGGAACAGTTCGCGCATCAGAATGCCTCGGGCATCCATTTGACGTCGGAGTAGTTGAACACGGGCCCTTCCTGGCAGCAGTAGAAGTTGTGGATCTGGCAGCGCCCGCACTTGCCCATCCCGCACTTCATGTGCCGCTCCAGCGAGAGCAGGATCTGGTGCTCGGGGATGTTCTTCGCGAGCAGCTCGCGGATCACGAACTTGTACATCACGGGCGGCCCGACCACGACTGCGAACGTGCGCTCGGCCTCCATGTCGACGCCGGGGATCAGCGTCGTGATGCGGCCGACCTGGCCGGTCCACTCCGGCGCGGCGCGGTCGACCGTGCACTCCCAGTGCACGTCCATCCGCTTGCGCCAGCCGTCGATCTCGTCGGCGAAGAGGATGTCGCCCGGCGTGCGGCAGCCGAGCAGGATGTGCGTGTGGCCGAAGTCGCGCCGGTTGTCGAGCACGTAGCGGATCAGCGAGCGCAGCGGCGCGATGCCCAGGCCGCCGGCGATGATCAGCAGGTCGTTGCCCTCGAGGATGCGGATCGGGAAGCCGTGCCCGTAGGGGCCGCGGATGCCCAGCTCGTCGCCGGCCTCCAGCCGGTGCAGCGCCCGCGTGACCTTGCCGACGGCGCGCACGCAGATCTCGAAGGAGGTGCGGTGCGTGGGCGAGGAGGCGATCGAGATCGGGATCTCCCCGACGCCGAAGAGCGAGATCATCACGAACTGCCCCGGCTCGTAGTCGAGCGTGCGCCCGCCGCCGAGCGAGATCTCGAAGAGCTTCTCGTGCTCCGTCATCTGCCGCGTGCGCAGGATGCGCGCCGGCCGGGTCTGCCAGTTGGACTCCGGAAGGTGGGTGCGCTCCATCGCCTCTCTAGCCCCCCTGGCCCCACGCGAGGGCGGTGAGGGTCTCCTTGAGCTTGATGCCGGCCATGCACGCGCGGGTGCAGCGGCCGCAGCCGGTGCAGAAGAAGCGGTGGTACTTGCCGAAGGGGTACGCGAACTTGCGGAAGTAACGGTGGCGCTGGCGCGAGCCGCGCGTCTTGCGGAAGTTCTCGCCGCCGGCCACGAGCGCGAACGGCTCGCTCTGGCAGGATTCCCAGGCGCGGATGCGCCGGCCGGTGGCCAGATCGATGCGGAACTCGTCGCGCACGTCGAAGCAGTAGCAGGTCGGGCAGACGAGCGTGCAGTTGCCGCAGGCCAGGCAGCGCCCGTCGAGGTCGTGCCAGACGGGGCTCTCGAGCGAGCGGCTGAAGAGCTCCGGCAGCTTGCGCGGGTCGAGGGCGACCTCGTTGCGGAAGGTCCCGCGCTTGCGCTCGCGCAGCGCGGCGAGCGCCTCGAGGTCGCCCGCGGCGGCCGGCGCGAAGACCTTGATCGTGTCGACGATGTCGTCGCCGGCCTGGGTGTTGACGTGCACCAGGAAGCGGTCGCCGAGGTCGGTCAGGAAGAGGTCGTAGCCGCCGTTCGGGAGCGAGGCGCCGACGAGGGCGCAGCTGGCGTTGGCGTCGCAGTAGCCGTTGCACTCCAGGCCGATCACCGTGATCAGCCGCTTGCGCAGCAGGTAGTTGTAGTCGCGCGGGCGCTCCGAGAAGACCATGTTCAGGCACTGGATCCCGGCGATGTCGCAGGTGTGCACGCCGAACAGCGTCAGCGGCTGGTTGTCGCCGACGGTCTCGACGTGCATGCCGCGGCGCACGTCGAAGTGCAGCAGGGTCTCGCGGGGCGGGAGGAAGTACTTCTTCGGCGGGAGGATCGTCGGCACGTAGTCGAGCGTCATCTCGCCCGCTTCGTGCACCGAGGCGAACGCGAAGTTCCCGTCGCCCTTCGCGACCGGCGCGGCCAGGGGCTGGAGCTTGGCGAGGCGCGTGACGAGGCCGTCGAGGTTCTCCTTCTTCAGGACGTGGTACTGGAGCAGCTCCTGCACGCCTCCCTCCCTCTCCGGCAGACCGTGCCGGGCACCCGCCCGGATTCTGTGCCGAATTTCACAAGCGGCGAGGAGACAATACCTTGGCCGAAAATCGAATTCAACGGAGCAGGGATGTCGGGATTGAGCGGCCCCGGGAAAGGCCGGTCGCGCCTAGGCCCCCGCCCCTCGTCAGCCTGGCTCCTGAGGGAGGGGACAGAACGCCCCCGCCGAGAAGCCGGCCGCCTGGCAGCCCAGCGCGCGATTGAAACGGCCCCGGTAATTCGCCAGCGCAATCTCTGTCGTCAGCTCGATGATCTGCGCATCCGTGAAGTGGCGCTTGAGTTCCGCGATCAGTTCGTCGCCGACCGCCGGCGGCGTGCGCGTCATGGCGACCGCCAGGTCGAGGACGAGCTTCTCGAGGGGGCCGAACACGGGGCTCTCCCGGTAATCGTGGAGGTGCTGCAGCTCCTCCTCGGTGACACCGTTTGCTCTGCCCTCCGCAGAGCCGGAGTCAATTCAGGCAGGACACCCGATGAGCGTTGCCGCCTTGATGTCGGCCAGCCGCCGCAGTCGTCGGGGGACCAGGCGCGAGCTGTCGAGCAGCAGCTCGAACACCCCCCGGCCCAGGTGCAGCCGCGGCACGTGTGCCATGACCTTCCAGCTCTCCGGCATGCGGCCGAGGCGTCGGCGCGCCGCCCGGAAGAGCGCGCGGCTGATCAGCGAGGTCCGGCCTTCTTCGAGGATCGCGATTCGTGCCATGGGCTCCCCCTCCTTCTGGTTCAGTCCCCAAGCGCCGCGCGGGCGAAGCGCGCGAGAGTGTGCCCGGCTGGACCGCGGAAGTGCAGTCCGGCCGGGACGACGCCTGCCGTCAGCGGCGTCTCCTCCCTGTTGAACTCGATGACGACGCCGCCGCGGGCGCGCACGGCCGCCGGAATCCCCGCGGCCGGGTACACCTGAGCCGAGGTGCCCACGACGAGAAGCAGGTCGCAGCGCGCCACGGCCGCCTCGATCAGGTCGAGGTCCCGGACCGGCTCGCCGAAGAGCACCACGTTCGGCTTGAGCGGCGCGGCGCACGCCGGGCAGGCGGGAACGGGTTCAGCGAACCGCTCGGGGCGCACGTCCTCGAGGTGGCCGCAGCGCGGGCACTGGAGGCGCCGGTGATCGCCGTGCATCTCGATGACGGCGCGCGACCCGGCCGCCTGGTGCAGCCCGTCGATGTTCTGCGTGATCACCAGGCGGAGCAGTCCGGCCTCCTCCAGGGCGGCGAGGGCGCGGTGCGCGTCGTTCGGCTCGCGGCCCGCGAGCGTCTCTCCCAGGGCGCGGTAGAGGCGCCAGGCCTTCGCCGGGTCGCGCCGGAACGCCTCGATCGTCGCGTACTCCTCCGGCCGGAAGACCGACCAGAGCCCGCCGGGCGAACGGAAATCCGGGATGCCGCTCTCGACCGAGATGCCCGCGCCCGTCAGCGCGACGGCGAAGCGCGCCGCCCGCAGCCGCGTGGCCGCAGCCGCCAGCGCCGGCCCCGCCTCGTCGCCTCGGTCGCGATCAGTCAATCCGGGTCCCTCCGAGGGCCGTCCGGCGCGCATCCTGCCCCCCGCGCCTGCCGCAGCGCGGGCCGGTCGCGCGACTGTGACACTGATCACGAAACTTTTCCCGCCCGGCGCCAGTCTACATGGTAACAGTCGCCAGCGTTCAATCAAATCCCGCCAGGGCTTCGCGCGGACGGGAGACTTTTTTTCGCCGCGCCCGGAGCGCGGCGGGGAGGTGTCCCATGTGGAAGAATGTCGGTCACGTCGCCTATCACTTTGTGATCGTGACGGTGAGCGCCGCGCTCGCGCTGTCGCTCCCGAAGATCGCCGCGAGCCTGGTCCAGCGCTACCTGCAGTCCTGGGGGCAGATCGCGGGCAACAAGGCCTTCCTCGTTTCGATCGAGGTCGGCATCGCGGTGGCGCTGATCCTGATCATCAACGACCTGCACCGGGCGTGGAAGGACCGACGCCTTGCCACCATGGCACGGACCGCCGGCCTGCTCGCGATGCGCGCCGGGCGGGGCCTGCTCGGGCGCCGCGGCCTCCTGCGCGCGAAGCGGGAGCAGGGCTGCGCCCGGGAGGTCATGATCATGGGCGCGACCGGGTACCGCACGTTCGTCGACGCGTCCGGGGACCTCCACGAAGTGGTCAAGAACTGCCGCGAGGCGAAGATCATGCTGCTCGACCCGCGGGCCGAAGGGGCGCGGGTCCGCGCCCTGAGCCTGCCGGAGGCGGAGGTGACACCGGAGCGGTTCCGCAGGCAGATCCGCGCGAGCATCGCCTTCCTGCGGGATCTGCGCCTCCTGCAGAAGAACGTGCGGCTGAAGCTCTATCCGGAGCCCCCGCTGTCCAAGCTCGCGATCCTCGGCGACTATGCCTGGGTGAGCCACTACCATCCGGGCGAGGACGTGAGCCGCATGCCCGAATTCGCCTTCAGGCACAGCGCGAAGCCCGGGGGCCTCTACGGCCTCCTGCGGGAGTATTTCCAGGCGCGGTGGCAGGACCCGCGCATCCCCGAGTATGACCTGGAGACCGACGAACTCGTGTACCGGGACGGCCCGGACAGCGTGCGGCGCGAGCCGTTCGTCCTGGACGTCGCCCCGGCACTGGAGCCGGCGTTCGCCGGCTGATGCCCTACGAGGTCCGCAGCGCGTCCACGATCCCGAGGCGCGCCGCCCGCAGCGCCGGCAGCATCCCGCCGGCGAGACCCATCCCGAGCGCGAAGAGGAGCGACCGGGCGGCGATCCCGGCGGTGAGGTCGAAGCGGAACGCCAGCTCGGAGAAGGTCTGCCAGTTCATCGTCGAGACGGTCACCAGTTGCAGGAAGGATGCGGCCGCCACCCCCACCGCGCCGCCGAGCAGCCCCAGGAACGCCGACTCGAGCAGGAACGCGGCGAGGATGCTCCCGCGCCGGAAGCCGAGCGCCCGCATTGTGCCGATCTCCGGGACGCGGTTGGCCACGGCGGCGTACATCGTGATCATCGCGCCGATGACGGCGCCGGTCGAGAAGATCGCGGCCAGCACCGCGCCGAAGACGCGCAAGAACGTCGCCATCGCCTCGGACTGGTCGGCGTAGAACTGGCGCTCACGCTTCGCCTCCAGCTCGAGGCGCGGGTCGCCCTCGAGCCGCGCCTTGAGGGTGTCGAAGCCCGCTGGGTCGCGCAGCCGCAGGATCACCGACGAGTAGACCGGTCGGCGGAAGGCCTGCATGAGCTGGTCGACGTCGCCCCAGATCTCCGAGTCGAAGCCCGCGCCGCCGGAGTCGAGGATGCCCACCACCGCCCACTCCTGCTGCCCGAAGCGCAGCCGCTCTCCGAGCTGGGCGCCGCGGAAACGCCGGGCGATGCTCGCGCCGGCGGCGATTTCGGTGCTGCCCGCCCGCGGCATCCGGCCGGCGGCGAGGCGCACCTGGGGGCGCAGCGCGAGGCTCGCCGGTCCGATCCCGCGGATGGTCACGTTTGCCGGGCGCTCGTCCGCGCGCTGGAGGAGGTTGATCAGCACGACGATCTCCTTGGCGGCGAGGCGCGCGCCGCCGGCGCCGTCGGCGACCTCCGGCTGCGATTCGACGATGGCCGCGGCGTCGCGCGTGACCGAGCTCTGGACCTCGGTCTGCGAGGCCTTGCGGATGAGCACCGCGTTGTCCCAGGCGCCGGTGTCCACGAGCGTGGCGCGCAGGCCGGCGGCGAGCATCTCCATCGCGGCGAAGACGAAGACGACCATGGCCATGCCGCTGGCCGTGAGCACGGTGGTCAGGCGGCGCGTCGCCAGGTTGCGCAGCGAGTAGGACCAGGGGATCGCCATCAGCAGCCTGTCACCCCAAATGCCTGAAGCCTTCGACGACGTTGACGTTGGCGGCGCGCCAGGTCGGCAGGATGCTCGCGGCGACGCCGACGATGACGATCGCCGCGACATCCAGCGCCAGCGTCGTGTGCGAGACGTTGAAGACGGGGAAGAACTGGCCGAGCTTGAGGGAGAAGTACCCGGCCGCCGGGTAGGTCAGCGCCATGCCCAGCGCGCCGCCGGCCGCCGTCAGGGTCAGCGACTCGCCCCAGACGAGCACGCCGATCGCGAAGCCGCCGAAGCCGAGCGCCTTGAACGTCGCGTACTCGCCCATGCGCTCGCGCGCCGTCATCGCCATCGTGTTGGCGGCGACGACCATGATGATGGCGATGATGGCGAACGACACCAGGCGGATCACGGTCAGGATGGCCTCGGTCAT is a window encoding:
- a CDS encoding FAD/NAD(P)-binding protein, with translation MERTHLPESNWQTRPARILRTRQMTEHEKLFEISLGGGRTLDYEPGQFVMISLFGVGEIPISIASSPTHRTSFEICVRAVGKVTRALHRLEAGDELGIRGPYGHGFPIRILEGNDLLIIAGGLGIAPLRSLIRYVLDNRRDFGHTHILLGCRTPGDILFADEIDGWRKRMDVHWECTVDRAAPEWTGQVGRITTLIPGVDMEAERTFAVVVGPPVMYKFVIRELLAKNIPEHQILLSLERHMKCGMGKCGRCQIHNFYCCQEGPVFNYSDVKWMPEAF
- a CDS encoding 4Fe-4S dicluster domain-containing protein — translated: MQELLQYHVLKKENLDGLVTRLAKLQPLAAPVAKGDGNFAFASVHEAGEMTLDYVPTILPPKKYFLPPRETLLHFDVRRGMHVETVGDNQPLTLFGVHTCDIAGIQCLNMVFSERPRDYNYLLRKRLITVIGLECNGYCDANASCALVGASLPNGGYDLFLTDLGDRFLVHVNTQAGDDIVDTIKVFAPAAAGDLEALAALRERKRGTFRNEVALDPRKLPELFSRSLESPVWHDLDGRCLACGNCTLVCPTCYCFDVRDEFRIDLATGRRIRAWESCQSEPFALVAGGENFRKTRGSRQRHRYFRKFAYPFGKYHRFFCTGCGRCTRACMAGIKLKETLTALAWGQGG
- a CDS encoding NAD-dependent deacylase, which translates into the protein MTDRDRGDEAGPALAAAATRLRAARFAVALTGAGISVESGIPDFRSPGGLWSVFRPEEYATIEAFRRDPAKAWRLYRALGETLAGREPNDAHRALAALEEAGLLRLVITQNIDGLHQAAGSRAVIEMHGDHRRLQCPRCGHLEDVRPERFAEPVPACPACAAPLKPNVVLFGEPVRDLDLIEAAVARCDLLLVVGTSAQVYPAAGIPAAVRARGGVVIEFNREETPLTAGVVPAGLHFRGPAGHTLARFARAALGD
- a CDS encoding ABC transporter permease; its protein translation is MAIPWSYSLRNLATRRLTTVLTASGMAMVVFVFAAMEMLAAGLRATLVDTGAWDNAVLIRKASQTEVQSSVTRDAAAIVESQPEVADGAGGARLAAKEIVVLINLLQRADERPANVTIRGIGPASLALRPQVRLAAGRMPRAGSTEIAAGASIARRFRGAQLGERLRFGQQEWAVVGILDSGGAGFDSEIWGDVDQLMQAFRRPVYSSVILRLRDPAGFDTLKARLEGDPRLELEAKRERQFYADQSEAMATFLRVFGAVLAAIFSTGAVIGAMITMYAAVANRVPEIGTMRALGFRRGSILAAFLLESAFLGLLGGAVGVAAASFLQLVTVSTMNWQTFSELAFRFDLTAGIAARSLLFALGMGLAGGMLPALRAARLGIVDALRTS